The following are encoded together in the Zygosaccharomyces rouxii strain CBS732 chromosome C complete sequence genome:
- the ACS1 gene encoding acetate--CoA ligase 1 (highly similar to uniprot|Q01574 Saccharomyces cerevisiae YAL054C ACS1 Acetyl-coA synthetase isoform expressed during growth on nonfermentable carbon sources and under aerobic conditions) — MTVNYVYAGMWRNLFPESICRLRDKRKEHIPYSMSPSTTATGTSPTGGTIGDLKARLVHAAERENTSPATTNNVSTEKDHEAETNTPTTDYDHLISVHTVQQKPITHRLQSELSCHYCPHISGFREYEKLYRESIDQPSEFFGNKARQFLNWFKDFDQVFIPDPRTGKPSLNNNAWFLNGQTNACYNCVDRHALETPDKPAIIYETDEPGQGYTLTYSELLEQVCQLAQVLRYSMGVRKGDTVAVYMPMIPQAVISLMAIARIGAIHSVVFAGFSCNSLRDRINDADSHVVITTDETKRGGKIVETKRIVDDALKETPGVSNVLVYRRTNNPRVPRQVSRDLDWDGELRKYKGYCPCEPVDSEHPLFLLYTSGSTGTPKGVQHSTAGYLLSALLTMRYSFDTHREDVFFTAGDVGWITGHTYVVYGPLLYGCTTLVFEGTPAYPTYARYWDIIDQYKVTQFYVAPTALRLLKRAGDSFIEGHSLQSLRALGTVGEPIAAEVWEWYSEKIGKNELPIVDTYWQTESGSHMLTPMAGGVTPMKPGSAGFPFIGIDSCILDPTTGQELTKPLVEGVLAVRCGWPSFARTIWKDHDRFLDTYLKPYPGYYFTGDGAARDKDGYIWILGRVDDVVNISGHRLSTAEIESAVLDDAIVAECAVVGFNDDLTGQAVAAFVVLKNKSSWSTASEEELLDIKKHLILAVRKDIGPFAAPKLIVLVDDLPKTRSGKIMRRILRKILAGECDQLGDVSTLSNPGVVRHLIDSVKL; from the coding sequence ATGACGGTCAATTATGTATATGCAGGAATGTGGAGAAATCTCTTTCCCGAAAGTATATGTCGCCTTAGAgacaaaagaaaagaacatATCCCTTACTCTATGTCCCCATCAACGACTGCAACTGGCACTTCCCCAACGGGCGGTACGATTGGAGATTTGAAAGCGAGATTAGTACATGCAGCTGAAAGGGAGAATACATCTCCGGCCACTACAAACAATGTAAGTACTGAAAAGGATCATGAAGCTGAAACTAATACACCAACTACCGATTATGATCATTTGATTAGTGTTCATACAGTGCAGCAAAAGCCAATCACTCATAGATTACAGTCTGAATTGTCTTGTCATTATTGCCCGCACATATCTGGATTTAGAGAATACGAAAAATTGTACAgagaatcaattgatcagCCTTCGGAGTTTTTTGGTAACAAAGCACgtcaatttttgaactggttcaaagattttgatcaaGTTTTCATTCCTGACCCTCGTACTGGTAAACCTTCATTGAACAATAATGCATGGTTCCTAAATGGTCAAACAAATGCTTGTTATAATTGCGTTGATAGACATGCTTTAGAGACACCTGATAAACCGGCCATAATTTACGAGACTGATGAGCCTGGCCAAGGCTATACTTTAACATATTCGGAATTGTTAGAACAAGTTTGTCAATTGGCTCAAGTGCTTCGCTATTCGATGGGAGTTCGTAAAGGTGATACAGTTGCAGTATATATGCCAATGATTCCTCAAGCggtaatttctttgatggCAATTGCTAGAATTGGTGCTATTCATTCTGTGGTTTTTGCTGGATTTTCCTGTAATTCATTGAGAGATCGTATTAATGATGCAGATTCGCATGTAGTAATTACTACAGATGAAACTAAGAGAGGGGGCAAAATTGTGGAAACCAAGAGAATTGTTGATGATGCTCTGAAAGAGACTCCAGGCGTGAGCAACGTTCTTGTTTATAGACGTACTAATAACCCTAGGGTTCCACGCCAAGTATCCAGAGATTTGGATTGGGATGGAGAATTGCGGAAATATAAAGGTTATTGTCCTTGTGAACCTGTGGATTCAGAGCATCCTTTATTTCTCTTGTATACTTCGGGTTCGACCGGTACTCCGAAGGGTGTGCAACATAGCACTGCTGGTTATCTACTATCAGCTCTTTTGACGATGAGATACAGCTTTGACACACATCGAGAAGACGTGTTTTTCACTGCAGGTGACGTTGGCTGGATAACAGGTCACACTTATGTTGTTTATGGTCCTTTACTTTACGGTTGTACTACTTTGGTGTTTGAAGGTACTCCTGCATATCCAACTTATGCTCGTTACTGGGATATTATTGATCAGTACAAAGTAACCCAATTTTATGTGGCTCCTACTGCACTGAGACTGCTAAAGCGGGCTGGTGACTCCTTTATCGAAGGTCACTCTTTACAATCCTTACGTGCCTTAGGTACTGTAGGCGAGCCTATAGCCGCTGAAGTTTGGGAGTGGTATTCcgaaaaaattggtaaaaatgaattgCCAATTGTGGATACCTATTGGCAAACTGAATCTGGATCTCATATGTTAACGCCAATGGCAGGGGGTGTTACACCAATGAAACCAGGATCTGCAGGCTTCCCCTTCATTGGGATTGACTCCTGTATACTAGATCCAACGACAGGTCAAGAATTAACTAAGCCTCTTGTTGAAGGTGTTCTGGCGGTTAGATGTGGATGGCCGTCATTTGCTAGAaccatttggaaagatcACGATAGATTCCTTGATACTTATTTGAAACCTTATCCAGGTTATTATTTCACTGGGGACGGTGCTGCCAGAGATAAAGATGGTTACATTTGGATCTTAGGACGTGTCGATGATGTTGTTAATATTTCAGGTCACAGATTATCAACAgcagaaattgaaagtgCAGTTCTTGATGATGCAATTGTGGCAGAGTGTGCCGTCGTAGGAtttaatgatgatttaaCAGGCCAAGCAGTCGCGGCCTTTGTAgttttaaagaataaatcAAGTTGGTCAACGGCctctgaagaagaattactAGATATCAAGAAACATTTGATTCTAGCGGTAAGAAAAGACATCGGTCCCTTTGCTGCTCCTAAACTAATTGTATTGGTGGATGATTTACCAAAGACTAGATCAGGTAAGATTATGAGGCGTATTCTAAGAAAAATCTTAGCTGGTGAGTGTGATCAATTGGGCGATGTTTCTACTTTATCCAATCCAGGTGTCGTTAGGCATTTGATTGATTCTGTAAAATTGTAG
- the FLC2 gene encoding flavin adenine dinucleotide transporter FLC2 (similar to uniprot|P39719 Saccharomyces cerevisiae YAL053W Protein of unknown function green fluorescent protein (GFP)-fusion protein localizes to the cytoplasm in a punctate pattern) yields the protein MQNPLSLLLSVLWVFLALDVRVMAQGNSSEVHHKYLKTSSLLTCMDNSEFSATYFDVRYYPFNETFVFKIDAMTAISGNVTLKAEVITYGITVLQKEFDLCSLNEATLCPLSAGRVDVGSTYQLKNSDLTKNLPNVAYTIPDLDAQVRVLAYRKDDTSKPVACVQAFLSNDKSVQTKYAAWPIAAVSGLGVLTSGFVSVIGYSTTAAHIASNSISLFIYFQNLAITAMMGVSRVPPIAAAWTQNFQWAMGIIRVDFMQTIFNWYVQATKGVSTVVLSNKDILSISVQKRDKFKRGVDLASSDVYNFDSMLKDSSLYTTNERNTTEYSSKILVLSGMERVAYKAGIELSNFFLTGVVFFLFFVFAMTVGMLFFKALLELLTRAKIMAESSNFFLYRKNWGSIIKGTLFRIAIIAFPQISLLSMWEFTQRDSPAVLVDAIVMLLVVSGILFYGTMRVFFKGRLSQRLYKNPAYLLFGDIHFLNRYGFLYTQFRADTYWWLLPLLFYGFLRSLFVAVLQSHGKTQAIIVFVIELVYFISLCWIRPYLDKRTNIFNIAIHLVTLINALFFLFFSNLFKQPAIVSSVMAIILFVLNAVFALFLLLFTLVTCTLALLRKNPDARYQPLKDDRVSFIPKIQGPNGSSILLDGRNDSDSELFELRKAAMDTNETEQEKNLRQDTFNNNKLSSRIIFDDELSTHSSSSPAYFSNRNRSASDLPPEPVQPNSAVMGFDSAPSSSSHPRVLTTGAHANASANNLLKPETSFYTHPHHSSSNPYL from the coding sequence ATGCAGAACCCGTTGAGTCTCTTACTCTCTGTACTATGGGTCTTTTTGGCACTAGATGTCCGTGTAATGGCCCAAGGTAATTCATCAGAGGTTCACCATAAATATTTGAAGACATCATCACTACTGACATGTATGGACAATTCGGAGTTTTCCGCAACCTACTTTGATGTTAGATATTATCCATTCAATGAAACTTTTGTGTTCAAGATTGATGCAATGACTGCAATTAGCGGGAATGTTACTTTAAAAGCAGAAGTTATAACCTACGGTATTACTGTTCTACAAAAGGAATTCGatctttgttctttaaaCGAAGCAACGCTTTGCCCGTTATCCGCAGGTAGGGTCGATGTAGGATCTACTTATCAGTTGAAAAATAGCGATCTAACAAAAAATCTTCCCAACGTTGCATACACGATCCCAGATTTAGATGCTCAGGTACGTGTTTTGGCATATAGAAAAGATGATACTTCAAAACCAGTGGCGTGTGTACAGGCGTTTTTGAGTAATGATAAATCTGTACAAACCAAATATGCAGCATGGCCTATTGCAGCGGTTTCAGGTTTAGGTGTTCTAACGAGTGGATTTGTTTCTGTTATCGGGTATAGTACTACAGCTGCGCATATTGCATCGAActcaatttcattattcATCTATTTCCAAAATCTAGCGATTACTGCAATGATGGGTGTATCTAGAGTTCCGCCAATTGCAGCTGCATGGACacaaaattttcaatgggCGATGGGTATTATCAGGGTAGATTTCATGCAAACgattttcaattggtaCGTGCAAGCAACAAAGGGTGTATCAACAGTTGTATTGAGTAACAAAGATATTCTTTCGATCAGCGTTCAAAAGAGGGACAAATTTAAAAGAGGTGTGGACTTAGCATCTTCCGATGTTTACAATTTTGATTCGATGTTAAAGGACTCTTCATTATACACAACAAATGAAAGAAATACAACTGAATATTCATCTAAAATTCTAGTTCTAAGTGGTATGGAACGTGTTGCATATAAGGCGGGTATCGAACTGTCAAACTTTTTTCTAACTGGTGTTgtctttttcctcttcttcgtATTTGCCATGACAGTTGGGATGTTGTTCTTCAAGGCTCTGTTGGAACTGTTAACTCGTGCAAAGATAATGGCGGAAAgttcaaatttcttcttgtacAGGAAAAATTGGGGGAGTATTATCAAGGGAACTCTTTTCCGTATTGCGATTATCGCATTCCCACAAATCTCGTTACTAAGTATGTGGGAGTTTACTCAAAGAGATTCGCCGGCCGTATTGGTAGATGCAATCGTAATGTTATTGGTTGTATCAGgcattttattttatgGTACAATGAGAGTTTTTTTCAAGGGTAGATTATCACAAAGGTTGTACAAAAATCCTGCATACCTGTTATTTGGTGATATTCATTTCCTAAATCGATATGGTTTCCTGTATACCCAATTCCGTGCTGATACATATTGGTGGTTATTGCCGTTATTATTTTACGGATTTTTGAGATCCTTATTTGTTGCCGTGCTACAGAGCCATGGTAAGACCCAGGCTATAATCGTTTTCGTCATCGAATTAgtttatttcatttcacTCTGTTGGATAAGACCATATTTGGATAAGAGAACCAATATTTTTAACATCGCAATCCATCTGGTTACTTTGATAAACGCGCtattctttttattcttcaGTAACCTTTTCAAACAACCCGCAATTGTATCCTCGGTAATGGCAATCATTTTATTTGTATTGAATGCCGTATTTGCCCTTTTCCTACTACTATTCACATTGGTTACTTGTACTTTAGCATTATTGCGCAAGAATCCAGATGCTCGTTACCAACCACTAAAGGACGATCGTGTTTCATTTATACCCAAAATCCAAGGTCCAAACGGTAGTAGCATCTTATTGGACGGTAGAAACGACTCCGATAGCGAATTGTTTGAACTAAGGAAAGCCGCTATGGATACAAACGAAAcagaacaagagaaaaacTTAAGACAAGACACATTcaacaataacaaattGAGTAGTAGAATAATATTTGACGATGAATTGAGCACGCATTCATCATCGTCTCCAgcatatttttcaaacaGAAATAGATCCGCAAGTGATCTACCTCCAGAGCCAGTGCAACCAAACTCTGCTGTTATGGGATTTGATTCAGCCCCGTCATCCTCGTCACACCCCAGAGTGTTAACGACAGGCGCACATGCCAACGCTAGTGCGaacaatttgttgaaaCCAGAGACATCTTTTTATACACATCCTCATCACTCGAGTTCGAATCCTTATCTGTGA
- the OAF1 gene encoding oleate-activated transcription factor OAF1 (similar to uniprot|P39720 Saccharomyces cerevisiae YAL051W OAF1 Oleate-activated transcription factor acts alone and as a heterodimer with Pip2p activates genes involved in beta-oxidation of fatty acids and peroxisome organization and biogenesis): MHPLKQVQDSGIFFDNLFPSNHGINHNNNTRNDASSSQDGSQNGDESNSIKKRNRISFVCKACRRSKTKCDREKPKCGRCVQHGIACVYDVEKQAAPRNPSKDATIARLERDVEYWRQKAVKLMQDEEEMTKRSERNIDGRDDASPRTLKRTVSHSGVSIGNSDLHETPILKASRPTTSTTSSRSSNSVPLSSFSSPLHSSSDHVRINLYRSHPSMIMNSASKREVKPLSENYVITQDIFLSGLLTSAFLDRSKNTMLPALSANLSVSKAKPSVVKNIIKLKDLLANQCHTPIQLKRLNDFTDRILNEVNPQKVLPMSKMGIMLQNSFETHYLEDFCPPGGEYSGTLNSFIAELEELLPPYVIIQRYKSHFYRSVFPILPFLDEKSFEDSLQSTLFPHELDPDKLVLRLGNVGLRGKMENLCILLLVLKLSCVSLQITDEASQSLNLQQRENLEKYPISNQSVIFVQKVLAAEKFFSRANENIITCLLYIWAFFVYSPEESDFFLEHPTDLVNGLILTLAMSIGLHRDPSDFPQLRDSLWNGPSIMNHRRMLWVSTVTSICLETSLKGRNPVSSIDLTRLFIDVRNPNALQLYMERVQNDISSPVDPLILRHHEFAFKRLLLAVSILDLDKLTLTYGTFSLSAIEEARDKIVRLLDEHFPMPNFDGYAPQVKRDFDTFISNGSLPMRIIGFLMILRLSLALFLHFESMLPQNPELFPQYRRYFTLVCLDMLTLISHPRIFFVNSHRFKSLPMGSYNATKYIQLGLSTSFFAVLVILIRIDLASNIFLEQYQEDMSNANSESMKMNNEKLGIISLFKKLLEDTLENIHRTASNHLRFTYFSVFKMLILYDIIVIRMKKGELWSGVLKLQALGDFNTAFLRLLNLKFSVDPDGEQNMVEKLKQRNYVQKFSTAELNSVYQKVKAKNDEIPPVCTPRDHGQSLSQTHLTTISKMYEGNSDMGPPEKMSPVASMGQNLNFGDVQGLTSRIKLEEQENISRRMSGLSSNEERHAAATGEYPGLFGGLNLFDYDFLFANNL; the protein is encoded by the coding sequence ATGCATCCTTTAAAACAGGTTCAAGATTCAGGCATCTTTTTTGACAATCTTTTCCCTAGCAACCACGGTATtaatcataataataatactcGTAACGATGCTTCATCGTCACAAGATGGCTCTCAGAATGGTGACGAGAGTAATAGCATTAAAAAGAGAAAcagaatttcttttgtcTGTAAAGCCTGTAGAAGGTCCAAGACTAAGTGCGATAGAGAAAAGCCAAAATGTGGCAGGTGTGTACAACATGGTATTGCCTGTGTCTACGATGTGGAGAAACAAGCAGCACCAAGAAATCCAAGTAAGGATGCTACCATCGCAAGATTGGAGAGAGATGTCGAATATTGGAGACAGAAGGCGGTGAAATTAATGcaagacgaagaagaaatgaCAAAACGAAGTGAACGAAATATTGATGGACGAGATGATGCATCACCAAGGACACTGAAAAGAACTGTTTCTCATAGTGGTGTTAGTATTGGTAATAGCGATTTGCATGAAACTCCCATTTTAAAGGCAAGCCGACCTACTACTTCGACGACATCATCGAGATCTTCTAATTCAGTACCACTgtcatcattttcatcaccattgCATTCATCCTCAGATCACGTAAGGATAAACCTCTATAGATCTCACCCAAGCATGATAATGAACAGTGCATCGAAACGCGAAGTTAAACCTTTATCGGAAAACTACGTGATTACTCAAGATATATTCCTATCAGGCCTATTGACCTCTGCATTCTTGGATCGTTCGAAGAATACGATGTTACCTGCATTGAGCGCTAACCTGTCGGTATCTAAAGCTAAACCTTCAGTTGTGAAAAACATCATCAAGTTAAAAGACTTATTGGCAAACCAATGCCATACACCAATACAattgaaaaggttaaaTGACTTTACAGATCGTATATTGAACGAAGTTAATCCACAGAAAGTCTTACCTATGAGTAAAATGGGGATAATGTTACAAAATTCCTTCGAAACCCACTATTTAGAGGATTTTTGCCCACCAGGGGGGGAATATTCAGGTACTTTAAACAGTTTTATTGCTGAATTAGAGGAATTACTTCCGCCATATGTCATAATTCAAAGGTACAAATCTCATTTCTATCGAAGTGTTTTCCCGATCCTTCCCTTCCTGGATGAGAAGagttttgaagattcttTGCAATCGACACTTTTCCCCCACGAGTTGGATCCTGATAAATTGGTTCTTCGTTTGGGTAACGTTGGATTGAGAGGTAAGATGGAAAATCTTTGCATATTACTATTGGTTCTAAAACTATCCTGTGTCTCTTTGCAAATAACGGATGAGGCTTCTCAATCATTAAATCTACAACAAAGggaaaatttagaaaaatACCCAATCAGTAATCAGTCTGTGATTTTCGTTCAGAAAGTGTTGGCGGCTGAGAAGTTTTTTAGCCGCgcaaatgaaaatattattacttGCCTTCTTTACATCTGGGCCTTCTTTGTTTATTCGCCAGAAGAAAGTGATTTCTTTTTAGAGCATCCAACAGATCTTGTAAATGGGCTAATACTGACTCTGGCAATGTCTATTGGATTGCATCGTGATCCTTCAGACTTCCCCCAACTTCGCGATAGCCTTTGGAATGGACCTTCAATTATGAATCACAGACGTATGCTTTGGGTCTCCACCGTTACATCCATATGCTTAGAGACTAGTTTGAAAGGTAGAAATCCAGTTTCTTCTATTGATTTAACACGTCTTTTCATCGATGTTAGAAATCCCAACGCTTTACAATTGTACATGGAAAGGGTGCAGAACGATATTTCTTCACCTGTCGATCCATTAATTTTAAGGCATCATGAATTTGCATTCAAGAGACTTTTGCTGGCTGTTTCAATTCTCGACTTGGATAAATTAACGTTGACTTATGGTACTTTTTCCCTGAGTGCTATAGAGGAAGCAAGGGACAAGATTGTTCGGCTTTTGGATGAACATTTCCCCATgccaaattttgatggttATGCACCACAAGTTAAAAGAGATTTTGATACTTTTATTTCAAACGGTTCATTGCCCATGCGAATTATTGGTTTTTTGATGATCCTTCGTTTGTCTTTGGCTCTCTTCTTACATTTCGAATCGATGTTGCCACAGAATCCAGAATTGTTTCCCCAATATCGGAGGTATTTCACCCTAGTATGTCTAGATATGCTCACTTTAATAAGTCATCCAAGGATTTTCTTTGTGAACTCCCACAGGTTTAAATCACTGCCGATGGGTAGCTATAATGCAACGAAATACATTCAACTGGGACTTTCGACTTCGTTTTTTGCAGTGTTGGTAATACTTATAAGAATCGATTTAGCCAGCAATATATTTTTGGAGCAGTACCAAGAGGATATGTCCAATGCCAATAGTGaatcgatgaagatgaacaatgaaaaattaggAATTATAAGCttgttcaaaaaattgCTGGAAGACACTCTGGAAAATATTCACAGGACTGCCTCTAATCATCTAAGGTTTACTTATTTTTCggttttcaaaatgttaataCTATACGATATCATTGTAataaggatgaagaaaggCGAACTTTGGAGTGGTGTATTAAAATTACAAGCCTTAGGTGATTTCAATACAGCTTTTCTAAGGCTCTTGAACTTGAAATTTAGCGTCGATCCCGATGGTGAACAAAATATGGTGGAGAAACTGAAACAAAGGAATTATGTACAGAAATTTTCTACAGCTGAATTAAACTCAGTTTATCAAAAGGTTAAAGCAAAAAACGATGAAATTCCACCAGTGTGTACACCAAGAGATCATGGACAAAGTTTATCCCAGACGCATTTAACAacaatttccaaaatgtaCGAAGGAAACAGTGATATGGGACCACCTGAAAAGATGTCACCAGTGGCATCAATGGGtcagaatttgaattttggaGATGTTCAAGGTTTAACTTCGAGAattaaattggaagaacaagaaaatataTCTCGAAGAATGTCTGGTTTATCGTCAAATGAAGAGCGTCATGCTGCAGCCACAGGTGAATATCCTGGTCTCTTTGGTGGACTTAATTTATTCGATTACGACTTTCTCTTTGCTAACAATCTTTAA
- the AIM2 gene encoding protein AIM2 (similar to uniprot|P39721 Saccharomyces cerevisiae YAL049C Hypothetical ORF) — protein MASNPPSSCCARGFYHEGSARGTVKDVYGVPTYTAGKESNDKVIVILTDIFGYQLINTQLIADQLGDAGYKIYIPDILFGDWLVKFDASVDSKKWLADHPPEKTRAVVDSFLGQFRKENPNSFVGVIGYCFGGKYAIQQINAKDGLADAAAVAHPSFVTIEEIEAVSKDKPLLISAAEADVAFTEELRNLTAQTLTKNGARYQLDLFSGVSHGYASRGDLTIPSVKYAKEKTLYDQIYWFDTFSCGK, from the coding sequence ATGGCATCAAATCCACCAAGCAGCTGTTGTGCAAGAGGTTTTTACCACGAAGGTAGCGCCAGAGGTACTGTTAAAGACGTATATGGTGTACCAACTTATACTGCCGGTAAGGAATCCAATGACAAAGTCATTGTAATTTTGACTGATATCTTTGGTTATCAATTAATCAACACTCAATTGATTGCTGATCAATTGGGGGATGCTGGTTACAAGATTTACATTCCTGATATTTTATTCGGAGATTGGTTAGTAAAGTTCGATGCTTCTGTCGACTCTAAAAAATGGCTTGCTGACCACCCTCCTGAAAAGACTAGGGCCGTTGTGGATTCATTCTTGGGTCAATTCAGAAAGGAGAATCCTAATAGCTTTGTTGGTGTCATTGGTTACTGTTTTGGTGGCAAATATGCAATTCAACAGATTAATGCTAAGGATGGTTTAGCCGATGCAGCCGCAGTTGCTCATCCTAGTTTTGTTACCAttgaggaaattgaagCTGTTTCTAAGGATAAACCACTTTTGATCTCTGCGGCTGAAGCTGATGTTGCTTTCactgaagaattgagaaatttgacAGCTCAAACATTGACAAAGAATGGTGCTCGCTACCAACTTGATTTGTTCAGTGGTGTCTCTCATGGTTATGCTTCGAGAGGTGATTTGACTATCCCATCTGTCAAATACGCAAAGGAGAAGACTTTGTATGACCAAATATACTGGTTTGACACTTTCTCTTGTGGGAAATGA